In Longimicrobiales bacterium, the DNA window CACGGCGGGAGTTCCCAAGTCTACTCCTGACCCGTACCAGCCCTCGAGATCATTCTCGAACGAATACGCGAAGTCGAACTCGGGCACGATCACGATCTCGCCCACCCGGTCGCAGGCCGCTGAGAGCAGGGCGATCAAAACGAGGGTGTAGAGACGGTATCGTAGCAGGGTGTCCTCCCGGTCGAGTGAGGTATGGCGTTCCAAGCGAAGTCGGCGAGAATATACCGTATGACACCAGAACGATTCCATCGTCTACGTGACGTACTCCTTCGCCGCCAGCTCGATTTAACGGTCCTTTTGGATGGCGTGAACAAATCGCACAACTTCTCAGCGCTCCTTAGGAACTGTGACGCGGTCGGAGTTTTGGCCGTCCACGTGGTGCCGCCGGCGCATGGGCTCGGTCTCCACCATGGAACGTCCGCTGGCACGAAGAAGTGGGTGAACGTCCATCGCCACGATGGGGCGGCGTCTGCCATAAGCCACCTACATGAGAGAGGCTTCACGGTGATTGCAGCACATCCCTCCCCCGACGCACAGGACTATCGCGACATCGACTACACTCGCCCGGTGGCGATTACGATGGGGGCAGAGTTGGACGGGGTCTCGGAGGCAGGTCTGCGTTTGGCAGACCAACACGTCGTCGTACCGATGCTCGGGATGGTGCACTCCCTCAACGTCTCGGTCGCGACCTCGATCCTCTTGTTCGAGGCGCTCCGCCAGCGGCAGGCAGCGGGCATGTACGACGAATCCCAAATGCCCAAGGAGGACTTCGATCGGACCCTATTCGAATGGGCGTACCCTTCCATCGCCGACAAAAGGCGGCGCGCGGGTCGCCCCTACCCCGCGCTCAGCTCGGACGGAGAGCTCCTTCTCGACAGCTAGCGGGTCAGTCCGTCCGACCGAGCTGGAACCGCATGGAATCTTCCACTCCCTCGTAGAAGAACTGAAATCCTGATTCCGTGAGTTTGCTTGGCACCACACGTTGGCCCCACAACAGGGCCTCCTGACCGAGTTCTCCAAATACGGCCTTAACGGCTATCGCTGGTACCGGGATGAACGTGGGGCGACCGAGAACTCGTCCTAGTGAAGATGTGAACGTGGAGTTCGTCACAGGATGTGGCGCCGTGGCGTTGATGGGTCCGCTGAGATCGTCGGTCATCAAGATGTGGTGGATCGCAGCCACCAGGTCGTCGGTATCGATCCAGCTCAAATACTGGTCACCGGAACCGAGTCGGCCTCCGGCTCCCATCTTGAACGGAAGCAGCATCTGCCCCAATGCACCTCCAGCTGGAGAAAGGGCGACCCCGGTGCGCAGAAGCGCGACACGGACGCCCGCCCGCTCCGCCGGCTTGACTGCTCCTTCCCAGGCACGGCAGACCTCTGCGAGGAAGCCCTTACCGGCTAGGGCGCTTTCTTCGAGGCGCTCACTTCCACGGTCGCCGTAGAATCCGGTCGCCGAAGCGGATACCAGAATCCGCGGCCCGTTCTTCATCGTAGCCAGGGTCCGGGCGATGAGTTCAGTACCCTTCACGCGACTCGTCATGATGGCCTTTTTGCGTTCGGACGTCCAACGGCCGTTCGCGATCGATGTGCCACCGAGATGCACTACTGCGTCTACGCCTTCGAGAGCCGCTCGATCAAGCTCACCCGCTGACGGATTCCAGTAGATAGAGTCGTCCCCGACGGACCGACTGTCGCGAACCAAGCGGATGACATGATGGCCACCGGTGGTCAGGAAATCGGCGAGGTTGCTCCCTATGAGCCCACTTGCACCCGTGATGGCGATGCGCATCCGGGGCCGGGCTGCGAATTTGGCGTGTTGGGCTAGGTCCGTGAACAGGCGGCGATACCTGAAGCGGAAGAGCCGCCCGAGTTCTGTCTTTACGAGTGCCGGACCAATCGCGGCACCTGCCGCTCCGAGCGGTGCTTCGACGTCGATCTGGTCCTGCATAGACGTACCGCCCCCGTCGAGTGGCTCGAATGTGTGCGTGTGAACCCAGGACTTCAGCGGCCCCGAGACTTGCTCGTCTCGAAACTGGCGGTTGGGAATGAAATCTTTGTGGCGCAACGCCCACTTGAAACGGGTCGGTCCCCGATGGACTCGGAGCACGACACGGGCACCATCGCGAATGCCCCCCTCCTTCTCCAAAACGTCAACGTGAGCCCAGGGCGGCGTCAGTCTCTCTAGAGCTCCCGGGCGTTCATGCCAGGCGAACACCGTTTCGGGGGAGTGGTCCGTGAGTGTCGACTTATATGTAAGGCGCATCAAGGCGTGACGGCTGAGGGGTCGGAAATCTTGCTCGACTGGACTACCCCAGGTATGCCCCAGAGTGTCCGCATAGGCCTACTCCGCGGCAGGTTCGGTCGCGGGCTCGCGAAGCTGGTGCGCATGTCCCCCTCATCGTCCACAACCAGTACGGGTGCGGCTAGGGTTGCGGACGAGCTTTCGCCATAACACGCGCAGAACGTCGTCACGCTCAAAGGGCTCGGTTACGAGGTCGACGGTGCCCAGCAGGCCGCCTCTTCCCTGACGAGCACTTTGAAATCGGATATCGCCACGGATGGCGTGACGTCCTTGCCTTTCGTCGCTACCCTGTGGAGGCCGCGCTTCGCAGGGCTGAGACGCCCGCCGTTGCTCCTTCCGGATACCCGTAAACCGCTGATCCAGCAACAATTACGGAAGCTCCCGTCGCTGCCACTTCGGCAATGTTCGACAAACCGACCCCACCGTCGACTTGGAGTTCGGCCGAACTCCCAGCCGCGTCGAGCATGGCCCGGGCCCGCCGTAGCTTGTCGGAGCTCCGCGGAATGTAGGACTGCCCACCGAACCCTGGGTTTACGGACATAATCAGGAGGAGGTCGAGATGCTCCACGACGTCCTCGATCGCGGAAAGAGGAGTGGCCGGGTTGAGGGCCACTCCGGCCTTGGCACCGAGCTCTCCGATCCTGGCCAACGTCCGGTGGAGGTGCGTGCATGCTTCCGCGTGTACGGTCACCCAATCCGCGCCTGCTTTCACGAAATCATCGACGTAGTCGTCAGGATTCGAAATCATCAGGTGGACGTCGAGTGGCAGGTCAGTGGCTCGGCGCGCGCCCGCGGTTACCACCGGACCGATGGTGATATTGGGAACGAAGTGGCCGTCCATAACGTCCACATGGATCCAGTCCGCACCCCCCGCTTCCACTGCCTGGATCTCTTCACCCAAACGGGAGAAGTCTGCAGAGAGGATGGAAGGAGCGATCTTCATTTCGGCGCCTCCCAAACTTCGATGCCAGTCTCTCCGGCGATCACGGCGACGTCTGCGAGGCCGAGGAAGAGCCCCGTTTCAACGATTCCAGCCCGAGCGTGGAGCTCGACGTCAAGAAGTTGGGGGTCGTCTATCCCGCCTGCGAACGTGCAATCCAGCAGCAAGTTTCCGTTGTCACTCATCTGCGGAGAGCCATCTTCTTGCATACGCATGGCGACTTCTGCGCCGATTGATTCGAGGAATCGCACATGCGAGCCCTGCCCCCAGCTTACGACCTCGATCGGAAGCGGACATTTCGTACCGATCTTGTCGACTGTTTTTCCGGCATCCGCGATGATCACGAGACGGTCTGAAGACTGAGCGACCATCTTCTCACGGAGAAGTGCGCCGCCTAGGCCTTTAATGAGGTCGAGCTGGGGTGTCACCTCATCGGTGCCATCGATCGTAAGATCGATATGATCCCGGTCTACGAGATCGACCAGCTCGATTCCCGCTTGGCGCCCCTCCTTAACGGTCCGGACTGAGGTTGGGATTCCAACGATGTCCTTAAGTTCTCCGTCGCGGATCTTCTGCCCGAGAAGGTCCAGGAGATGCGCGACCGTGGACCCGGTTCCCAGCCCCAGGATCATTCCACTTTCGACGTACTCGAGGGCTCGAGCGGCAGCTCTTCGTTTCAGTGCCTCGGAAGGACTGAGTTCCATTGAGGACATCTCCGTGGTGGCACACATTCGCGGTGACGTGGGATGTGATGGTCGGAATGTACTCGCGGTTCCGCTGCGTTTCCAGAAGCATCCGGCTAACGTTGACACTCAACGGCTGTAGACCGAACCTTCCCGCCGTGGACAATCGAGGGCTTCGAGGCTCCCGGCACCCGCCGGGGGCCTTTCTTATTTTTCAGCGCGGCACACCATGATCATCGTTACCCATAAAGGCGTAACCCAAGACGAAATCGACCACATCCGTGAACGGGTCGAGTCCATGGGTCTCCGTACGCACATTTCAATCGGCGAGCACCGCACGATCATCGGGTGTGTGGGAGACGAGGCACTTCTCCACCACGTCCCGCTCTTGAGCATTCCTGGCGTCGACGCCGTCCACGAGGTCCTGAAGCCCTACAAGTTGGCTTCGAATGACTTTGCGGCGGCCCCAACCGAAGTGCCGATCGGAGACGCACGGATGGGTGGCCCGGAGGTCATCGTGATCGCCGGACCCTGTTCAGTCGAAAGCGGCGACATGTTGGGCACCACCGCCAAGCATGTGCGCGCGGCCGGTGCGCGGGCTTTACGCGGGGGTGCCTTCAAGCCTCGGTCTTCCCCCTACTCGTTCCAGGGCATGGGAGAGGAAGGCCTGGCCATGCTCGCCGAAATACGCGCGCAGACCGGATTGCCGATCGTCACTGAGGTCATGGATACCCGGCAAGTAGAACTCGTAGCTTCGTACGCGGATGTGCTTCAGATCGGTGCACGGAACATGCAGAACTTCTCTCTCCTCACCGAGGTGGGTCGCCTGAGGCGTCCCGTGCTTCTCAAGCGTGGGATGTCGGCCACCGTGAAGGACCTGCTCTTGGCGGCTGAGTACGTCATGAGCCAAGGCAACACGGATGTGATCCTGTGCGAGAGAGGCATCCGGACCTTCACGACCGCCACACGGAACACATTCGACTTGGCGGCCATCCCGGTCCTCAAACGTGAGACCCACCTCCCAGTTATTGCCGACCCATCCCATGCTGGAGGTCGGCGGCATCTCGTGGCACCCCTGTCTTACGCGGCAGTCGCTGCTGGGGCCGATGGGCTCATGATCGAGGTCCACCCGGACCCGGAAACGGCTACGTCAGACGGAGAACAGTCGCTCGACTTCCCCGAGTTTGACGCGCTCATGTCGTCGCTTCGGCCATTTGTCGAGGCAGCCGGTCGCTCAATGGCAGGATCCGAGCCGTCGGCCTAGCGGTGCGGGCCTAGGTCAGCCCCGCGATTCTGGCCGCGACTTCATCCAACTGTTCGCGCACGGCGCGGAGCGACGTGCCTCCGTCGCTGTCGCGTGAGTCCGCAGATCTAACCCAATCGAACACTTCGGAGACGTCTGCCTCGAAAGATTCGTGTTCGGCTTGAAGTGACTCGATCGGCAGCTCAGAGAGGGACACGCCCGTCGTCTCAGCCTTTCGGACCAAGTGCCCCACCACTTCGTGGGTCGTCCTGAACGGAACACCTTTTCGAACGAGATAGTCGGCGAGATCCGTCGCGAGGAGTTGGGCGTCCATGGCGGTCCTCATCCGTTCCGGCACGAAGGCGGCAGTCTCCAGCGCCCCCGCGACCGCAGGGAGCGTGAGGTC includes these proteins:
- the rpe gene encoding ribulose-phosphate 3-epimerase, with amino-acid sequence MKIAPSILSADFSRLGEEIQAVEAGGADWIHVDVMDGHFVPNITIGPVVTAGARRATDLPLDVHLMISNPDDYVDDFVKAGADWVTVHAEACTHLHRTLARIGELGAKAGVALNPATPLSAIEDVVEHLDLLLIMSVNPGFGGQSYIPRSSDKLRRARAMLDAAGSSAELQVDGGVGLSNIAEVAATGASVIVAGSAVYGYPEGATAGVSALRSAASTG
- the aroF gene encoding 3-deoxy-7-phosphoheptulonate synthase, which gives rise to MIIVTHKGVTQDEIDHIRERVESMGLRTHISIGEHRTIIGCVGDEALLHHVPLLSIPGVDAVHEVLKPYKLASNDFAAAPTEVPIGDARMGGPEVIVIAGPCSVESGDMLGTTAKHVRAAGARALRGGAFKPRSSPYSFQGMGEEGLAMLAEIRAQTGLPIVTEVMDTRQVELVASYADVLQIGARNMQNFSLLTEVGRLRRPVLLKRGMSATVKDLLLAAEYVMSQGNTDVILCERGIRTFTTATRNTFDLAAIPVLKRETHLPVIADPSHAGGRRHLVAPLSYAAVAAGADGLMIEVHPDPETATSDGEQSLDFPEFDALMSSLRPFVEAAGRSMAGSEPSA
- the trmH gene encoding tRNA (guanosine(18)-2'-O)-methyltransferase TrmH, which codes for MTPERFHRLRDVLLRRQLDLTVLLDGVNKSHNFSALLRNCDAVGVLAVHVVPPAHGLGLHHGTSAGTKKWVNVHRHDGAASAISHLHERGFTVIAAHPSPDAQDYRDIDYTRPVAITMGAELDGVSEAGLRLADQHVVVPMLGMVHSLNVSVATSILLFEALRQRQAAGMYDESQMPKEDFDRTLFEWAYPSIADKRRRAGRPYPALSSDGELLLDS
- the rpiA gene encoding ribose-5-phosphate isomerase RpiA — encoded protein: MELSPSEALKRRAAARALEYVESGMILGLGTGSTVAHLLDLLGQKIRDGELKDIVGIPTSVRTVKEGRQAGIELVDLVDRDHIDLTIDGTDEVTPQLDLIKGLGGALLREKMVAQSSDRLVIIADAGKTVDKIGTKCPLPIEVVSWGQGSHVRFLESIGAEVAMRMQEDGSPQMSDNGNLLLDCTFAGGIDDPQLLDVELHARAGIVETGLFLGLADVAVIAGETGIEVWEAPK
- a CDS encoding TIGR01777 family oxidoreductase codes for the protein MRLTYKSTLTDHSPETVFAWHERPGALERLTPPWAHVDVLEKEGGIRDGARVVLRVHRGPTRFKWALRHKDFIPNRQFRDEQVSGPLKSWVHTHTFEPLDGGGTSMQDQIDVEAPLGAAGAAIGPALVKTELGRLFRFRYRRLFTDLAQHAKFAARPRMRIAITGASGLIGSNLADFLTTGGHHVIRLVRDSRSVGDDSIYWNPSAGELDRAALEGVDAVVHLGGTSIANGRWTSERKKAIMTSRVKGTELIARTLATMKNGPRILVSASATGFYGDRGSERLEESALAGKGFLAEVCRAWEGAVKPAERAGVRVALLRTGVALSPAGGALGQMLLPFKMGAGGRLGSGDQYLSWIDTDDLVAAIHHILMTDDLSGPINATAPHPVTNSTFTSSLGRVLGRPTFIPVPAIAVKAVFGELGQEALLWGQRVVPSKLTESGFQFFYEGVEDSMRFQLGRTD